The Clostridiales bacterium FE2011 sequence GATACCATACGCCGGTTCCGTCCGGAATATATCCGCGCTTGATATACATCCGCTGGGCAGCGCCATATCCGTCATGCAGTCCCACAGCCAGACATACGGTGTCCGCATACAGTCCCGCAATCTGTTCCGCCGCGTCCATCAGTTTGCTGCCGATTCCTTTTCTCTGGTATTTCTGCAGCACACTGAAATCATGGATTTCCGGCCAGCCTTTTTCTTTGAAAGGACCATTATGCGGGGTCAGGTAAACATACACTGAGCCGGCAGGTTGCCCCTGATACTCAGCTGTCAGCGCAACGCATCTGCCTTCTGCCTGATCCTGTATTCTCTTCTGGTATACGGCAATATCCGGATGCCAGCCCTGGGCAGTAAATTCTTCTACAAAAACCTGCCCGTCTGCCTCTTCCATATTGCGGATAACCAGTCCGTCATCTTTATAATAAATCATACTTTTCTCCCTGATTCATATTGATCATTCCGTTCGTTGGCTCACTCAGCCATATCCCGTAAACAATAAACAGCATATTCAGTCAGGGACCGGAAGCCATGGCCTTTTGCCAGCTCTGCCGATATCCTGTTCTGTGCGTCCCAGTGGATGGTCAGTCCCTTCCTGCTGCACTGGCTCATTATTTCCGTCGTGCAATGATCCGCAAGCCCCCGCTTCCGGTGTCCGGGATCAGTACAGATATCCAGCTCCGCCTGGTCTTCAAACGTCAGAAAACTTGACGCGGCTGCAACGACCTGTCCGTTGTACAGCACGGCTGCTCCTGCGCCCCGTTCCGAAAAGTCTTCAAAACCGGCATAGTTTCCCCCGTGGCCAAAGGGATGCGCTTCAAAAATGGCCGGGGTAAACGGAGTTAAGATGTATCCTTCCGGCAGCGGCTTCAAAGGCTTTACAGATTCCGCACAAAGCGGCTCCATCACTTCCCGCCGGAATACGGCCTGCATCGGCAGCTTCCGGAGATAGTTTTCCCATTCAGCGCTCAAGCACACCAGCCAGCTTCCATAAAACAGCTCCGGATGTGCTGAGAAAAAACCTTCGTCCGGTTTCCCGGTCAGGTAGGTAAACAGGGCTTGATACACGCATCCGCCCGGATAGGAAAAGGCAGTGCCGAATTTTCCTTCCATGCAGGCTGTCAGTAAAAGCGGTATTTCCGTCAGCACGCCGCTGCCGGTTTTGTTCCAGATCTCTGTCTTCGGTTCAGTTGCCATCTTTACTCTCTTCCCATCACTTTACGGCACCAGGACTTTTCCCCGCAGTGCGGACACTTCAGGTGCCTCTTTGAAATCATGTTGAATCCGGACATGTGCGCCCAGAACTTAGGCACAAAGGCCTCCCCGCATTTTGCGCACTGATAATACCCGATCTTCCGCTGTCCTTCCATAACGGCCACGCAGCCAACCGCAAAGATCACGCACGCAATGGCAATCAGAATCAGTTTTACGTTCAGTGGGATCACATTCGTATACACGCACACCACAATCAGCAGCGTAATGAAGGAAACCAGCGATACGCCGCCCAGGATAAGCGTTAACACAAACTGTTTTTTGTTTGCTTCTCTTTCCTTGATCATTTCCACCATATTATCCTCCGCCTTTTTCTGATAATCTTCTCCCGAAACAAGTTCTCCGGACAGCAGATCATTAACGGTAATACCCAGCTCCCCGCACAGCGGAAGCAGCAGGGATACTTCCGGGAATCCGTTGCCGCACTCCCATTTGGAAATTGTCTTGTCGCTGATATTCAGCTTCTCTGCCAGCTGTTTCTGGGTATAGCCTTTCTTTTTCCGTTCTTCGGCAATAAAGCGTCCGCTTCTGACCTGGTCCATGATCTTCCTCCTTCCGGGATTGATTATCCTGCTGTCTTTCTCTCATTTACACCCACGAATCGTAGAATCTGGTGGAAATGGCGGAATCCACGATCCGTAGAGTCGATTTATGCGGTTTCTTTTTGCTCTCCTCCCCTGGGTTCACTTCTTCTTTTGTTTCGGTGCCGGAAGCTCATCATACATGGCTTCCAGCAGTTCTTCCAGGAACTCCCGGTTGTCCACGTCTGCCAGCAGCATTTCTTTTGCCCCCTCATAGGGAAGCTCCCGTTCAGCGTCCGGCATCATCGCGACGGCGGATTTTGTGGGCTTCACCAGGAACCGGTCGTCATAGATCCCCCCGACGATCTTTCCACGCCAGTAAATGATGTACTCCCCCATCATTGTCTTCCAGGTCACATTCTCCAGACCCGAAAGCTGCTCCAGGATAAAATCCAGGTATTCCCTGCTCGATGCCATATCATGTCTCCCCTGTTCACTTTCATGCGCTGAATCAGTTATATTTCATCATATCATAAACTCAGGAGAACAGGAACCTACCGAAAGTATGAAAAAAGCCGGATACGACTGATATATACAGTATGTGATCCGCCAATCTTCTGCCGGATTCTTGTCCTGTCCCGGGTAACATGCTAATATGAATGGAGTGTTCATCAAAACATCTGCAAAGGGTGCGTGAAAGCGAATGAATCAGAAGCAAAGACGGGTCTGGCTGATCCGTGCGCTGCTGGAGGAAATGCCGCAGTATCAGTACCCTGTGTTTCCTTATACGCCGGATCGCCAGTGGCGGCTTTTACGCAGCCTGATGAATGTCCGCCCGCCGGTACCTGTTACAGAGGAATTCCTTCAGGTTCAGGACGCTTTCCTGCGGGAAATGACAGAAGAAAAAGGGATTGTGGAGGCGGAAAGCCTGCTGCCCTGTGCGAAAGACAGCCGGCTTGTCCTCTGGCAGGGAGATATCACAGCCCTCAGATGCGACGCCATCGTCAATGCGGCCAGCAGCCGGCTTCTGGGATGCTTTCAGCCCTGCCACGACTGCATTGACAATATCATCCATACCATGAGCGGTGTTCAGCTGCGCCTGGCCTGTCATGAGCTGATGCAGGACCGGGAAGAGCCTGCAGGACGGGCAGAAATCACTCCCGGCTTCAATCTTCCCGCCAGATATGTGCTGCATACAGTTGCACCGGTTATTGAGGGCGATATTACTGCAGAAGCAGAAGCCTTGCTGGCCTCCTGCTGTCGCTCCTGCCTGGAGCTTGCTGAAAACAATGATCTGCACTCCATTGCCTTCTGCAGTCTCTCCGACGGTTCCCGTTTTCCGCAGGATCGCGCAGCTGAAATTACCTTTCGGACGGCGGCTGCATTCCTGCAGAAGGAAACCTGTATCCGGCGGGTCATCTTTACTGTGCCGAAAGGCAGCAGCCTGGCTGTATGGCAGGATCTGCTCGCGTAAGGGAGAAGAAGTACGCATGACAAAAATCGACTGGGTCGCGGAAGCTGTACCGGCGGAAATGGCAGTCCGGCAGGTATACTGCATCATGCTGGACCGGAAAGGCCGCGTCATGCTGCGTGTTGAAAAGAAACCGGACAGAATCAAATACTCGCTGGCCGGCGGCCGTCCCGAGGTCTATGATAACGGAATAGAAGGCACCTGCCGCCGCGAGCTTCTGGAAGAAGTGAATACAGAGATCGAAACGCCCGTATATATCGGTTACCAGCTGGTGAACGAAGGAAACGGCACACCCGCATATGCCCAGGTCAGGATGGCGGCATTGATCCGGAAGATCGGCAAAAAGCAGCCGGATCCTGATAACGGCAAAACCTACGACCGCCTGCTGGTTGCCCCGGAAAAAGCCGCCGCCCTCCTGAACTGGGGCGATGTGGGATACAGCCAGGTCATGAAGGCAAAAGAAGTGATATACCGCCGGTATGGCATCACAGAAGCAAGCAATACGGAAGAATGGGTCTGACCCCCTGGATGATCCGTGGCATTCGCCTCTTTTCCCGGGGCCGAAATCATGTTATACTGTTAAAAATACATTTGGGAGGCATTATATGGCTGTATATCACCGGATCCTGCTGAAGCTCAGCGGTGAAGCGCTCAAATCCGGCTCCGATCTCTTTGATTTTGAAAAAGTTAACGAAGTCGCATCCATCGTTCGCAGGATGCATGATATGGGTGTGGAAGTCGGCATCGTCATCGGCGCCGGCAACATCTGGCGCGGCCGTCAGGGCCCCGCGGCAAATATGGACGCGGTAACCGCCGATCAGATGGGTATGCTGGGCACGGTCATCAACTGCCTGTGCGTGGCGGACGCACTGCGCAAAGCCGGCCTGGATGCCATCGTGCAGTCCGCCGTGGATATGAACCGCTTTGCCGAGCCCTTCAATGCCATGGCTGCCCGCCGTCACCTGTCCGAAGGCCGGGTGGTGCTCTTCGCCTGCGGTACCGGCAACCCCTTCTTCTCCACCGACTCCGGCGTGGCGCTCCGTGCCATTGAAATGGAAGTGGACGCGGTCCTGATGGCCAAGAATATCGACGGTGTCTACACCGCCGACCCGATGAAGGATCCCACCGCCACCCTGATCAAGGACATCACCTACACCGACGCCCTGGCTAAAGGCCTCAAGGTCATGGATGCTTCCGCCTTCGCGCTCTGCGCGGAGAACAAGGTCCCCATGGTTCGGG is a genomic window containing:
- a CDS encoding NUDIX hydrolase → MTKIDWVAEAVPAEMAVRQVYCIMLDRKGRVMLRVEKKPDRIKYSLAGGRPEVYDNGIEGTCRRELLEEVNTEIETPVYIGYQLVNEGNGTPAYAQVRMAALIRKIGKKQPDPDNGKTYDRLLVAPEKAAALLNWGDVGYSQVMKAKEVIYRRYGITEASNTEEWV
- a CDS encoding helix-turn-helix domain-containing protein encodes the protein MDQVRSGRFIAEERKKKGYTQKQLAEKLNISDKTISKWECGNGFPEVSLLLPLCGELGITVNDLLSGELVSGEDYQKKAEDNMVEMIKEREANKKQFVLTLILGGVSLVSFITLLIVVCVYTNVIPLNVKLILIAIACVIFAVGCVAVMEGQRKIGYYQCAKCGEAFVPKFWAHMSGFNMISKRHLKCPHCGEKSWCRKVMGRE
- a CDS encoding UMP kinase, producing the protein MAVYHRILLKLSGEALKSGSDLFDFEKVNEVASIVRRMHDMGVEVGIVIGAGNIWRGRQGPAANMDAVTADQMGMLGTVINCLCVADALRKAGLDAIVQSAVDMNRFAEPFNAMAARRHLSEGRVVLFACGTGNPFFSTDSGVALRAIEMEVDAVLMAKNIDGVYTADPMKDPTATLIKDITYTDALAKGLKVMDASAFALCAENKVPMVRVFGLDDPENLLRVLEGSDIGTFVHP
- a CDS encoding TfoX/Sxy family protein, with protein sequence MASSREYLDFILEQLSGLENVTWKTMMGEYIIYWRGKIVGGIYDDRFLVKPTKSAVAMMPDAERELPYEGAKEMLLADVDNREFLEELLEAMYDELPAPKQKKK
- a CDS encoding GNAT family N-acetyltransferase → MIYYKDDGLVIRNMEEADGQVFVEEFTAQGWHPDIAVYQKRIQDQAEGRCVALTAEYQGQPAGSVYVYLTPHNGPFKEKGWPEIHDFSVLQKYQRKGIGSKLMDAAEQIAGLYADTVCLAVGLHDGYGAAQRMYIKRGYIPDGTGVWYQGKQCEQYETVCTVDDDLVLFLSKKLRG
- a CDS encoding protein-ADP-ribose hydrolase, which produces MNQKQRRVWLIRALLEEMPQYQYPVFPYTPDRQWRLLRSLMNVRPPVPVTEEFLQVQDAFLREMTEEKGIVEAESLLPCAKDSRLVLWQGDITALRCDAIVNAASSRLLGCFQPCHDCIDNIIHTMSGVQLRLACHELMQDREEPAGRAEITPGFNLPARYVLHTVAPVIEGDITAEAEALLASCCRSCLELAENNDLHSIAFCSLSDGSRFPQDRAAEITFRTAAAFLQKETCIRRVIFTVPKGSSLAVWQDLLA
- a CDS encoding GNAT family N-acetyltransferase, whose amino-acid sequence is MATEPKTEIWNKTGSGVLTEIPLLLTACMEGKFGTAFSYPGGCVYQALFTYLTGKPDEGFFSAHPELFYGSWLVCLSAEWENYLRKLPMQAVFRREVMEPLCAESVKPLKPLPEGYILTPFTPAIFEAHPFGHGGNYAGFEDFSERGAGAAVLYNGQVVAAASSFLTFEDQAELDICTDPGHRKRGLADHCTTEIMSQCSRKGLTIHWDAQNRISAELAKGHGFRSLTEYAVYCLRDMAE